Proteins encoded within one genomic window of Ovis aries strain OAR_USU_Benz2616 breed Rambouillet chromosome 1, ARS-UI_Ramb_v3.0, whole genome shotgun sequence:
- the LOC101116267 gene encoding calcium-activated chloride channel regulator 1, with the protein MVLCLTVILFLTLHLLPGMKSSKVNLINNGYEGIVIAINPSVPEDEKLIQNIKEMVNEASTYLFHATKRRVYFRNVSILIPMTWKSKSEYLMPKQESYDQADVIVANPYLKYGDDPYTLQYGRCGEKGQYIHFTPNFLLTNNLPIYGSRGRVFVHEWAHLRWGIFDENNGDQPFYISRRNTIEATRCSTHITGTNVVFKKCQGGSCITRPCRRDSQTGLYEAECTFIPEKSQTAKESIMFMQSLHSVTEFCTEKTHNTEAPNLQNKMCNGKSTWDVIMNSADFQNTSPMTEMNPPTRPTFSLLRSKQRVVCLVLDKSGSMSSEDRLFRMNQAAELFLIQIIEKGSFVGMVTFDSVAEIRNHLTKITDDNVYKNITANLPQEADGGTSICRGLKAGFQAIIQSNQSTSGSEIILLTDGEDNEIHLCIEEVKQSGVIIHTIALGPSAAKELETLSDITGGHRFYANKDINGLTNAFSRISSRSGSITQQTVQLESKALAITGKKWVNGTVPVDSTIGNDTFFVVTWTIKKPEVLLQDPKGKKYKTSDFKEDKLNIRSARLRIPGIAETGTWTYSLLNNHASSQMLTVTVTTRARSPTTPPVTAAAHMSQHTAHYPSPVIVYAQVSQGFLPVLGISVIAFIETEDGRQVTLELWDNGAGADTVKNDGIYSRYFTDYRGNGRYSLKVLAQARNNTARLSLRQPHNKALYVPGYIENGKIILNPPRPEVKDDLATAKVEDFSRLTSGGSFTVSGAPPPGNHPSVLPPNKIIDLEAKFKEDHIQLSWTAPGNVLDKGKANSYIIRISKSFLDLQEDFDNATLVNTSSVKPKEAGSVENFEFKPEPFRIENGTNFYIAVQAINEANLTSEVSNIAQAIKFIPMPEDSVPALGTKISAISLAIFGLAMILSIF; encoded by the exons ATGGTGCTCTGTCTGACTGTCATTCTGTTCCTAACTTTGCATCTCCTGCCTGGAATGAAAAGTTCAAAGGTAAATTTGATTAACAATGGATATGAAGGCATTGTCATTGCAATTAACCCTAGTGTGCCAGAAGATGAAAAACTCATTCAAAACATAAAG GAAATGGTAAATGAAGCTTCTACTTACCTGTTTCATGCCACCAAACGAAGAGTTTATTTCAGGAATGTAAGCATTTTAATTCCAATGACGTGGAAGTCAAAATCTGAGTACTTAATGCCAAAACAAGAATCATATGACCAG GCAGATGTCATAGTTGCTAATCCTTACCTAAAATATGGAGATGATCCCTATACACTTCAATAtggaagatgtggagaaaaaggacaatatatacattttactcCAAACTTCTTGCTGACTAATAATTTGCCTATCTATGGGTCCCGAG GCAGAGTATTTGTCCATGAGTGGGCCCACCTCCGATGGGGAATATTTGATGAGAATAACGGGGACCAGCCATTCTATATCTCCAGAAGGAACACTATTGAAGCAACAAG ATGTTCAACTCATATTACTGGTACTAATGTGGTTTTCAAGAAGTGCCAGGGAGGCAGCTGTATAACAAGGCCATGCAGACGTGACTCACAGACAGGTCTGTACGAAGCAGAATGTACATTCATCCCAGAAAAATCCCAGACTGCAAAAGAGTCCATCATGTTTATGCAAAGTCTCCATTCT GTGACTGAATTTTGTACAGAAAAAACACACAATACGGAAGCTCCAAACCTACAAAACAAAATGTGCAATGGCAAAAGCACATGGGATGTAATCATGAACTCTGCTGACTTTCAGAATACATCTCCCATGACAGAAATGAACCCACCGACTCGTCCTACATTTTCATTGCTCAGGTCCAAACAGCGAGTAGTTTGTTTGGTACTTGATAAATCTGGAAGCATGTCTTca GAAGATCGTCTCTTTCGAATGAATCAAGCAGCAGAATTATTCTTGATTCAAATTATTGAAAAGGGATCCTTCGTTGGGATGGTTACATTTGACAGTGTTGCTGAAATCCGAAATCACCTAACAAAAATAACTGATGATAATGTTTACAAAAATATCACTGCAAATCTGCCTCAAGAAGCTGATGGTGGAACTTCAATTTGTAGGGGGCTCAAAGCAGGATttcag GCAATTATTCAGAGTAACCAGAGCACTTCTGGTTCTGAAATCATACTACTAACTGATGGGGAAGATAATGAAATACACTTATGCATTGAGGAGGTAAAACAaagtggtgtgatcattcacaccATTGCTCTGGGACCTTCTGCTGCCAAAGAACTGGAGACACTGTCAGATATTACAG GAGGACATCGGTTTTATGCCAATAAAGACATAAATGGCCTTACTAATGCATTCAGTAGAATTTCATCTAGAAGTGGCAGTATCACTCAGCAGACTGTTCAG TTGGAAAGCAAAGCCTTGGCAATTACAGGAAAGAAATGGGTAAATGGTACAGTGCCTGTGGATAGTACAATTGGAAATGACACTTTCTTTGTTGTCACATGGACAATAAAAAAGCCAGAAGTTCTTCTCCAGgatccaaaaggaaagaaatataaaacctcAGATTTCAAAGAAGATAAGTTAAATATTCGGTCTGCTCGTCTTCGAATACCTGGTATTGCAGAg acagGTACTTGGACTTATAGCCTTCTAAATAATCATGCCAGTTCTCAAATGCTAACAGTGACAGTGACCACTCGAGCAAGAAGTCCTACTACACCCCCAGTAACTGCAGCTGCTCACATGAGCCAACATACAGCCCATTACCCTAGCCCAGTGATTGTTTATGCACAAGTCAGTCAAGGGTTTTTGCCTGTACTGGGAATCAGTGTAATAGCCTTTATAGAAACCGAAGATGGACGTCAAGTAACATTGGAGCTCTGGGACAATGGTGCAG GTGCTGATACTGTCAAGAATGATGGCATCTATTCAAGATATTTTACAGATTACCGTGGAAATGGTAGATACAGTTTAAAAGTACTTGCCCAGGCAAGAAACAACACGGCTAGGCTAAGTTTAAGACAACCACACAACAAAGCCCTGTATGTACCAGGCTATATTGAAAATG GTAAAATTATACTGAACCCACCCAGACCTGAAGTCAAAGATGACCTGGCAACAGCCAAAGTAGAAGACTTTAGCAGACTAACCTCTGGAGGGTCATTTACTGTATCAGGAGCTCCTCCTCCTGGTAATCACCCTTCTGTGCTCCCGCCCAATAAAATTATAGACCTTGAAGCAAAATTTAAAGAAGATCATATTCAACTCTCATGGACAGCCCCTGGCAATGTCCTAGATAAAGGAAAAG CCAACAGCTACATTATAAGAATAAGTAAGAGTTTCCTGGATCTCCAAGAAGATTTTGACAATGCAACTTTAGTGAATACTTCTAGTGTAAAACCTAAGGAGGCCGGCTCAGTAGAAAATTTTGAATTTAAGCCAGAACCTTTTAGAATAGAAAATGGCACCAACTTCTATATTGCAGTCCAAGCCATCAATGAAGCCAATCTCACCTCAGAGGTTTCTAACATTGCACAAGCAATCAAGTTTATTCCTATGCCAGAAGACAGTGTCCCTGCTCTCGGTACCAAGATTTCTGCAATCAGCTTGGCAATTTTTGGATTAGCTATGATCTTATCTATATTTTAA